A single Fusarium oxysporum Fo47 chromosome IV, complete sequence DNA region contains:
- a CDS encoding Golgi apparatus membrane protein TVP15 — translation MELSDIFRIVNLAVGVITVLGGIASIFHLGLQPIVVGAYMIVFGLVIALLEFQIPPQVSRHASFMFSFVGRGVFYVFIGCLLLGNFILSKIAGSIIGIVGLAYIALEFVPSIEPPSNMREAEDAGWGAEQV, via the exons atggagCTCTCTGACATCTT CCGCATTGTCAACTTGGCTGTTGGTGTTATCACCGTTCTCGGTGGTATCGCGTCCATCTTCCATCTCGGCCT TCAACCCATCGTTGTCGGCGCTTACATGATCGTGTTTGGTCTCGTTATCGCTCTGCTCG AGTTCCAGATCCCTCCCCAGGTCTCCCGACATGCCTCTTTCATGTTCTCCTTCGTCGGCCGTGGTGTCT TCTACGTCTTCATTGGCTGCCTTCTGTTGGgcaacttcatcctcagcaAGATTGCTGGCAGCATCATCGGCATTGTCGGTCTCGCCTACATCGCCCTCGAGTTCGTCCCCTCCATCGAGCCCCCCAGCAACATGCGcgaggctgaagatgccGGCTGGGGCGCCGAGCAGGTCTAG
- a CDS encoding P-loop containing nucleoside triphosphate hydrolase protein → MHQAHHDTQLHNVRNIGIIAHVDAGKTTTTERMLYYSGVTQRVGDVDSGNTVTDFLDLERERGITIQSAAITFHWPKHQALAPGEHAKTINLIDTPGHQDFRFEVDRCLPILDGAVCIIDSVKGVEAHTERVWGSAHEFRVPRIVYCNKLDREGASFKKAVLEIGTRLKGWPLVCQIPWWEKEDFVGVIDIVNRVGYRWKSEREKKRYDTEELKEKLSSSNKDLLPEIETARQALVEGLADFDEAIMDEFLAENENIDGALIKEAIRRVIRSGDGRVIPVFAGSSFRHIGVEPLMDAITDYLPSPDERPSAEVRVGSAKHRLTEVLENSPKSARNQVASISSVFKVFNHPKEGVISFVRVYHGTLTRNASSFNTNILTHEKPMGILQIAANKTQDIQSLGVGQIGALRGLKKARTGDTLVTMNANKAIPENFRHVKIRPPEIPPPVAFLQVEPYGNVAAQQLQIALENTTREDPSLRYSRDPKTEQFTIQGMGKLHLDVSLYNMKQKYKIDADFGPIEVDYKECVTEPTRPQYTVFDRPVAGKPGKASCTVVLSPLEDHHHDTLLESCVERDGNIYHVAIPLTDETSTLDFDPEEARAQLLNGAIAGLARGPRRAAPIHGCHVTITLDTEPGACETPTGGHFSTAARTAVQAALRDAFEKEKIGILEPIMHVNITCPEVVAGTVQHDVTAGAGGQVLEVNDRSAESTGEDHIDVSKIYTPPDPYDSITSLRGKKSSARVVEIIAKVPYKEMLDYDNHLRSKTAGRHSMTMSFDSFAKVVGHREKGL, encoded by the exons atgcatcaagctcatcatgatACTCAACTTCACAACGTTCGAAATATTGGTATTATAGCTCATGTTGATGCT GGAAAAACTACTACTACTGAGCGAATGCTCTATTATAGTGGTGTCACGCAACGTGTTGGAG ATGTCGACTCTGGAAATACAGTAACTGACTTCCTCGACTTGGAACGAGAAAGAGGCATCACCATTCAATCAGCAGCAATCACATTCCACTGGCCTAAACATCAAGCACTCGCACCTGGAGAACACGCAAAAACAATCAACCTCATCGACACTCCCGGCCATCAAGACTTTCGTTTCGAAGTTGACCGTTGTCTGCCTATTCTCGATGGAGCAGTCTGTATCATCGACTCAGTCAAAGGCGTTGAAGCTCACACAGAAAGAGTATGGGGATCCGCTCATGAGTTCAGAGTACCCCGTATAGTGTACTGCAACAAACTTGATCGAGAGGGTGCTTCGTTCAAAAAAGCCGTCCTCGAGATCGGTACGCGTCTGAAAGGATGGCCGCTTGTCTGTCAGATCCCTTGGTGGGAGAAAGAGGATTTTGTTGGTGTGATTGATATTGTCAACAGAGTCGGATACCGATGGAAGTCGGAACGTGAAAAGAAGCGATACGATACTGAGGAGCTGAAAGAGAAACTCTCAAGTTCGAACAAAGATCTTTTACCAGAGATTGAGACTGCGAGACAGGCTTTGGTTGAGGGTCTTGCGGATTTTGATGAGGCTATCATGGATGAGTTTCTGGCTGAGAACGAAAACATCGATGGTGCTTTGATAAAAGAGGCTATTCGACGAGTCATCAGAAGTGGTGATGGTCGGGTCATTCCAGTATTCGCTGGCTCAAGCTTCCGACATATCGGTGTTGAGCCATTGATGGACGCTATCACAGATTATCTACCAAGCCCAGACGAACGTCCATCAGCAGAAGTCCGAGTCGGATCAGCAAAGCATCGCTTGACAGAAGTTCTCGAAAACAGCCCCAAGTCCGCGAGGAACCAGGTTGCGTCTATTTCTTCAGTTTTCAAGGTCTTCAACCATCCCAAGGAGGGTGTCATCAGCTTCGTGCGAGTTTATCACGGCACTCTTACCAGAAACGCATCAAgtttcaacaccaacattcTAACACACGAAAAGCCCATGGGCATTCTTCAGATTGCTGCCAACAAGACACAGGATATTCAATCGCTTGGGGTCGGGCAGATTGGAGCTTTGAGAGGACTGAAGAAAGCTCGTACAGGCGATACACTTGTCACGATGAATGCAAACAAGGCCATTCCTGAAAACTTCCGTCATGTCAAGATTCGACCTCCTGAGATTCCACCGCCCGTGGCATTCCTACAAGTTGAGCCATATGGTAACGTTGCTgctcaacaacttcaaaTCGCCTTGGAAAATACAACAAGAGAAGACCCTAGTCTACGGTACAGCCGAGATCCCAAAACAGAACAATTCACAATCCAGGGCATGGGCAAGCTTCATCTCGATGTGTCACTATACAACATGAAGCAAAAGTACAAGATCGATGCCGACTTCGGTCCTATCGAAGTTGACTACAAGGAATGCGTCACAGAGCCTACACGGCCACAGTACACAGTCTTTGACCGTCCCGTCGCAGGGAAGCCCGGCAAAGCTTCTTGTACCGTTGTCCTATCGCCACTCGAGGATCATCATCACGACACTTTATTAGAGTCTTGCGTCGAACGAGACGGTAACATATACCATGTTGCTATCCCTTTGACAGACGAGACTAGCactcttgactttgatccTGAGGAGGCGAGGGCGCAGCTTCTCAACGGAGCTATTGCAGGTCTGGCGAGGGGCCCTCGTCGTGCAGCTCCCATTCACGGGTGCCACGTTACTATCACACTGGACACAGAACCCGGCGCCTGTGAAACTCCCACGGGAGGACATTTCAGCACTGCCGCTAGGACTGCCGTCCAGGCTGCTCTTCGCGATGCTTTCGAGAAAGAGAAGATCGGCATTCTCGAGCCTATCATGCATGTTAACATAACATGTCCAGAGGTTGTAGCCGGTACGGTACAGCATGATGTcactgctggtgctggtggtcaAGTTCTCGAAGTCAATGATCGGTCTGCTGAGTCGACTGGCGAGGATCATATTGACGTTTCCAAGATTTACACCCCTCCTGATCCATATGACTCTATCACTTCTCTGCGCGGTAAGAAGTCTTCGGCTAGGGTTGTTGAGATTATTGCCAAGGTCCCGTACAAGGAGATGCTGGACTATGATAATCATTTGAGAAGCAAGACTGCGGGACGGCACTCGATGACAATGTCCTTTGACTCTTTTGCCAAGGTCGTTGGTCATCGCGAAAAGGGTCTGTAG
- a CDS encoding RmlC-like cupin domain-containing protein codes for MKFTTALVSAVLAFTSFAEAAPRNTRRTDSSKPLSLTAQLRLADTAADRFALLPEDDDFVFDFNKKQDNPGKGGELIAANRANFPALVGTGAGMAFGRIDPCGMNTLHVHPRSAELQVVTSGRLITEMVPENGVLDKDGKRRVIRTELTANMMTPFYQGSIHTQFNPDCEPATFIATFATEDFGTGQIADELVSLSDDVIAATFGQSIAGEDIDKVRQAVPKSIALGVDKCLETCGLKKRSI; via the exons ATGAAGTTCACCACTGCTCTCGTCTCCGCCGTCCTGGCCTTCACCTCCTTCGCCGAGGCAGCTCCTCGCAATACTCGACGAACAGACTCTAGCAAGCCTCTCAGTCTGACTGCCCAGCTTCGACTAGCTGATAC TGCCGCTGACCGCTTTGCTCTTCTCCCCGAGGACGATGACTTTGTCTTTgacttcaacaagaagcaagatAACCCTGGAAAGGGCGGCGAGCTCATCGCTGCTAACCGTGCCAACTTCCCTGCTCTTGTTGGTACTGGCGCTGGTATGGCCTTTGGCAGAATCGATC CCTGTGGCATGAACACTCTTCACGTTCACCCTCGCTCCGCTGAACTCCAAGTTGTCACCTCCGGCCGCCTCATCACCGAGATGGTCCCCGAGAACGGCGTCCTcgacaaggatggcaagcGTCGTGTTATCCGCACTGAGCTTACAGCCAACATGATGACTCCCTTCTACCAAGGATCTATCCACACACAGTTCAACCCCGACTGCGAGCCCGCTACCTTCATTGCTACTTTTGCAACTGAGGACTTTGGAACTGGTCAGATCGCTGATGAACTTGTTTCTCTGAGCGACGATGTCATTGCTGCTACCTTCGGCCAGAGCATCGCCGGTGAGGATATCGACAAGGTCCGGCAGGCTGTCCCTAAGAGCattgctcttggtgttgataagTGCCTCGAGACCTGTGGCCTTAAGAAGCGATCCATCTAA
- a CDS encoding -domain-containing protein yields MRLINLSAALLGALSAPSMVAGKQHGHRHNGFEHLRQHLPVQSSTLEKRGGQCQFPTDDPNMVAVTPDAKNAGWAMSPDQECKPGSYCPFACKPGMVMNQWDPDSTYEYPASMNGGLFCNKNGEIEKPFEGKPNCVSGTGSIEAVNKCGSKMSWCQTVLPGNEAMLIPTLVTSSATLAVPGSSYWCSTAAHFYINPPGTGEEGCIWGTESEPIGNWSPYVAGANTESNGQTFVKIGWNPIWEDSALKSKLPDFGVEIQCPDGGCNGLPCRIDPAKGEGNVGSSLSAKGAGGAAFCVVTVQKGSTAQIVAFSSGKGSSGGDDDDDEETESSTAEAEPSTTAEAKVTTSEEPVVSTTKEPSTTAEPTTSALPTTTSSTSTTTTSVETTSSAETSSTTEQETSSDTTTEVPTSTIFTSATSKTTKHKSTKKVYPTVKPGIFRENGTSTYTSSESEETAAATEVDSGAAPTQSKENEAGRHQGNTAVAGLVVAFIAAACFF; encoded by the exons ATGAGACTCATCAACCTTTCGGCTGCCCTTCTGGGCGCCTTGTCTGCGCCATCAATGGTCGCTGGCAAGCAACACGGTCACCGTCACAATGGTTTTGAGCACTTGCGACAACATCTTCCCGTTCAGTCTTCGACTCTTGAGAAGCGTGGTGGACAATGCCAGTTCCCTACCGATGACCCCAACATGGTCGCCGTCACTCCCGATGCGAAGAACGCCGGTTGGGCTATGAGCCCCGATCAGGAGTGCAAGCCTGGGTCTTACTGCCCTTTTGCCTGCAAGCCCGGTATGGTTATGAACCAATGGGATCCGGATTCTACTTATGAGTATCCCGCTTCAATG AACGGAGGTCTCTTCTGTAACAAGAATGGTGAAATTGAGAAGCCTTTTGAGGGCAAGCCCAACTGTGTTTCTGGCACTGGTTCCATTGAGGCTGTTAACAAGTGTGGTTCCAAAATGTCTTGGTGCCAGACTGTCCTGCCTGGTAACGAAGCTATGCTTATCCCTACTCTTGTCACTTCTAGCGCCACTCTGGCTGTTCCCGGATCTTCGTACTGGTGCTCCACCGCTGCTCA CTTCTACATCAACCCCCCTGGCACTGGTGAGGAGGGCTGCATCTGGGGTACCGAGTCTGAGCCCATTGGTAACTGGAGCCCCTACGTTGCTGGTGCTAACACTGAGTCCAACGGTCAGACTTTTGTCAAGATTGGTTGGAACCCCATCTGGGAGGACTCGGCTCTGAAGAGCAAGCTGCCCGACTTCGGTGTTGAGATCCAGTGCCCCGACGGTGGTTGCAATGGTCTTCCTTGCAGGATCGACCCTGCTAAGGGTGAGGGCAATGTTGGCAGCAGCCTTTCCGCTAAGGGTGCTGGTGGCGCTGCCTTCTGTGTCGTTACCGTTCAGAAGGGTAGCACTGCTCAGATCGTTGCCTTCTCCTCTGGCAAAGGTTCATCCGGcggtgatgacgatgacgatgaagagaccGAGTCTTCtactgctgaggctgagccCTCTACCACAGCAGAGGCCAAGGTCACCACTTCTGAGGAACCTGTTGTCTCTACCACCAAGGAGCCTTCGACTACCGCTGAGCCCACCACTTCGGCACTCCCTACCACCACTTCCTcaacctccaccaccactaCTAGTGTTGAGACTACCTCTTCTGCTGAGACTAGCAGCACCACCGAGCAAGAGACTTCCTCCGATACCACCACGGAGGTGCCTACCTCAACCATCTTCACTTCTGCTACTtccaagaccaccaagcaCAAGTCCACCAAGAAGGTCTACCCTACTGTCAAGCCTGGTATCTTCCGTGAGAACGGAACCTCAACCTACACCTCCTCCGAGTCCGAGGAGACCGCTGCCGCCACTGAGGTCGACTCTGGAGCAGCTCCCACTCAGTCCAAGGAAAACGAGGCAGGTCGCCACCAAGGCAACACTGCTGTCGCTGGCCTTGTCGTCGCATTCATCGCCGCCGCTTGTTTCTTCTAA
- a CDS encoding Thiolase, N-terminal domain-containing protein, whose protein sequence is MSPAQLRSAGRLAQLAGHVNGARQFSTRPALRKEIQDAYILSAARTPTAKFNGSFLSVSAPKLGAVAIKSALEKSKVPVEKITDVYMGNVLQGSVGQAPARQAAIFAGLPKEIEATTINKVCASGLKAVALAAQNIQLGLSEAQIAGGMENMSQVPYYVPRASGLPAFGHVKMEDGLIKDGLTDVYDQFHMGNCAENTVKNYKITREQQDEYAIQSYRNAQKAWADKAFADEIAPVTVKSRKGETVIDTDEGFNEVKFDKIPTLKPAFVRDGSGTVTAANSSTLNDGASALVLGSKAIAQQYGSGSRVLAKICGYADAATSPIDFPIAPAKAVPIALERAGITKDQVAIWEFNEAFASVILANSKILGLEGAKVNPLGGAISLGHALGSSGSRILTTLLHQLKPGEYGVAAICNGGGAATALVVQRVESV, encoded by the exons ATGTCTCCTGCTCAACTAAGATCCGCTGGCCGGCTGGCCCAGCTTGCTGGACATGTGAATGGCGCACGACAGTTCTCTACACGGCCGGCTCTGCGTAAAGAGATTCAGGACGCCTATATCCTGAGCGCCGCTCGAACTCCTACAGCAAAG TTCAACGGCTCGTTCCTGTCAGTATCGGCTCCTAAGCTCGGCGCTGTCGCTATCAAGTCCGCCCTGGAAAAGTCAAAGGTCCCCGTCGAGAAGATCACCGATGTATACATGGGCAACGTTCTCCAAGGCTCTGTTGGCCAAGCGCCCGCTCGACAGGCCGCCATCTTCGCTGGTCTGCCCAAGGAGATCGAGGCTACCACTATTAACAAGGTCTGCGCTTCTGGACTGAAGGCCGTTGCTCTGGCCGCTCAGAACATCCAGCTGGGTCTCTCTGAGGCTCAGATCGCTGGTGGAATGGAGAACATGTCACAGGTTCCATACTACGTGCCCCGCGCCAGTGGTCTTCCTGCTTTTGGCCACgtgaagatggaggatgGTCTTATTAAGGACGGACTTACTGATGTTTATGATCAATTCCATATGGGCAACTGCGCCGAGAACACTGTCAAGAACTACAAGATCACCCGCGAGCAGCAGGACGAGTACGCTATCCAGTCATACCGCAATGCGCAAAAGGCTTGGGCCGACAAGGCCTTTGCTGACGAGATCGCCCCCGTTACCGTCAAGTCACGAAAGGGCGAGACTGTTATCGACACCGATGAGGGATTCAACGAGGTCAAGTTCGACAAGATCCCTACCCTGAAGCCTGCTTTCGTTCGTGACGGAAGTGGCACTGTCACCGCCGCCAACTCATCGACTCTTAACGATGGTGCTAGTGCTCTTGTTCTCGGAAGCAAGGCCATTGCCCAACAGTATGGCTCTGGCTCGCGCGTTCTGGCCAAGATCTGCGGTTACGCTGATGCTGCCACTTCTCCCATTGACTTTCCTATCGCTCCCGCCAAGGCTGTCCCCATCGCTCTCGAGCGTGCCGGTATCACCAAGGATCAGGTTGCCATCTGGGAGTTTAACGAGGCTTTCGCCAGCGTGATCCTAGCCAACTCTAAGATTCTGGGTCTTGAAGGTGCCAAGGTTAACCCTCTGGGTGGTGCTATCTCACTGGGCCATGCTCTTGGCAGCTCTGGTTCACGAATCTTGACAACTCTGCTACATCAGCTTAAGCCTGGTGAGTATGGTGTTGCTGCTATTTGCAACGGTGGTGGTGCTGCGACTGCACTGGTTGTCCAGCGTGTTGAGTCTGTATAA
- a CDS encoding ubiquitin-conjugating enzyme E2 (NhRAD6-like protein), whose amino-acid sequence MSTAARRRLMRDFKRMQTDPPAGVSASPVPDNVMTWNAVIIGPADTPFEDGTFRLVMQFEEQYPNKPPQVKFISQMFHPNVYATGELCLDILQNRWSPTYDVAAVLTSIQSLLNDPNTGSPANVEASNLYKDNRKEYTKRVRETVEKSWED is encoded by the exons ATGTCTACCGCTGCTCGTCGCCGTCTCATGCGAGACTTCAAG CGCATGCAGACCGATCCTCCCGCTGGTGTCTCTGCTTCACCTGTACCAGACAATGTCATGACCTG GAACGCCGTCATCATCGGCCCCGCAGACACCCCCTTTGAAGATGGCACCTTTCGACTTGTGATGCAGTTCGAAGAGCAATATCCCAACAAGCCTCCCcaagtcaagttcatcagCCAGATGTTCCACCCCAACGTCTACGCCACCGGAGAGCTTTGTCTCGACATTCTGCAAAATCGATGGAGTCCTACGTACGATGTCGCCGCTGTCTTGACCAGTATTCAAAG TTTACTTAACGACCCTAACACTGGTTCACCTGCGAACGTCGAAGCTTCCAACCTATACAAGGACAACCGAAAGGAATACACCAAGCGTGTCAGAGAGACGGTGGAGAAGAGCTGGGAAGACTGA
- a CDS encoding P-loop containing nucleoside triphosphate hydrolase protein, producing the protein MSSANSIKVVARFRPQNKVELESGGKPIVSFDGEETCTIASKEAQGSFTFDRVFDMGCKQQDIFDFSIRSTVDDILNGYNGTVFAYGQTGAGKSYTMMGTNIDDDEGRGIIPRIVEQIFASIMSSPGTIEYTVRVSYMEIYMERIRDLLAPQNDNLPVHEEKNRGVYVKGLLEIYVSSVQEVYEVMRRGGNARAVAATNMNQESSRSHSIFVITITQKNVETGSAKSGQLFLVDLAGSEKVGKTGASGQTLEEAKKINKSLSALGMVINALTDGKSSHIPYRDSKLTRILQESLGGNSRTTLIINCSPSSYNDAETLGTLRFGMRAKSIKNKAKVNAELSPAELKSLLKKAQGQVTNFESYISSLEGEIQMWRAGEAVPKERWATPLTTDAVARTKADARTSTRPSTPSLISDSRSETPAISERAGTPSLPLDKDEREEFLRRENELQDQISEKESQAASAEKQLRETKEELAYLKDHDSKVGKENEKLTTEVNEFKMQLERLTFESKEAQITMDALKEANSELTTELDEVKQQLLDVKMSAKESGAALDEKEKRKAEKMAKMMAGFDLGGDVFSENERHIAETIEKVDSLHDLSATGDNIAPDEFKALKARLVETQGIVRQAELSMYSTSSSESDSRRRQELEARLEAVQAEYEEILTRNLGPEDIEEVKARLENAFANRQTAQSQFVEELKEDIAQKAAENTRMKTLIEDLQQRVKAGATAPMANGKTIQQQIAEFDVMKKSLMRDLQNRCERVVELEISLDETREQYNNVLRSSNNRAQQKKMAFLERNLEQLTQVQRQLVEQNSALKKEVAIAERKLIARNERIQSLESLLQDSQEKMAAANHKFEVQLAAVKERLELAKAGSTRGLNSPGGFSFANAGSRIAKPLRGGGGGNDAPSIPTIQNLQGQNEGNTSSGSSSKRASWFFTKS; encoded by the exons ATGTCGTCCGCAAATAGTATCAAGGTCGTGGCCAGGTTTCGACCTCAGAACAAGGTCGAGCTTGAGTCGGGCGGAAAGCCCATCGTATCTTTCGATGGCGAGGAGACCTGTACCATCGCC TCCAAGGAGGCGCAGGGTAGCTTCACCTTTGACCGAGTCTTTGATATGGGATGTAAACAACAAGACATTTTCGACTTCTCGATCCGATCTACCGTCGACGATATTCTCAATGGATACAACGGAACCGTCTTCGCTTACGGCCAGACCGGTGCCGGTAAGTCTTATACCATGATGGGCACCAACatcgacgacgatgaggGTCGAGGTATTATTCCCCGTATCGTCGAGCAGATCTTTGCCAGCATCATGTCCAGTCCCGGCACGATCGAGTACACCGTCCGCGTCAGTTATATGGAAATCTACATGGAGAGGATTCGAGATCTGCTTGCACCGCAGAACGACAACCTGCCCGTCCACGAAGAGAAGAACCGAGGTGTATATGTTAAAGGTCTTTTGGAAATTTACGTCTCGAGTGTCCAAGAAGTGTACGAGGTCATGAGGAGAGGTGGAAATGCTCGAGCTGTCGCCGCCACGAACATGAACCAGGAGTCCTCACGATCCCACTCCATCTttgtcatcaccatcacACAGAAGAATGTCGAAACCGGCTCAGCAAAAAGCGGACAGCTGTTCCTTGTCGATTTGGCAGGTAGTGAAAAGGTTGGCAAGACCGGTGCCAGTGGACAGACTCTGGAGGAAGCCAAAAAGATCAACAAGAGTTTGAGTGCCCTGGGAATGGTCATCAACGCCTTGACCGATGGCAAATCCTCACATATTCCTTACCGAGACTCCAAGTTGACCCGTATCTTGCAAGAATCTCTCGGTGGTAACAGTCGGACGACCCTTATCATCAACTGTTCGCCCAGTAGTTACAACGATGCCGAAACATTGGGTACACTAAGATTCGGTATGCGAGCCAAGTcgatcaagaacaaggccaaggtcaacGCCGAGCTGAGTCCTGCCGAACTCAAATCCCTTCTCAAGAAAGCACAAGGACAGGTTACGAACTTCGAGAGCTACATCTCCTCCCTCGAGGGCGAAATTCAGATGTGGCGTGCTGGTGAAGCTGTTCCCAAGGAGAGATGGGCCACACCTTTGACTACCGATGCCGTTGCTAGAACCAAGGCTGATGCCAGGACATCGACACGACCATCCACTCCTTCATTAATATCAGACAGCCGATCAGAAACACCTGCGATATCCGAACGAGCTGGCACTCCCAGCCTACCGCTTGACAAGGACGAGAGGGAGGAGTTCCTACGACGAGAGAACGAACTGCAGGACCAGATCTCGGAGAAGGAGTCTCAAGCTGCGTCGGCTGAGAAGCAGCTGCGggagaccaaggaggagctggCCTACCTCAAGGATCACGATAGCAAAGTCGGCAAGGAGAACGAGAAGCTCACAACCGAGGTTAACGAATTCAAGATGCAACTGGAGAGGCTCACATTCGAGAGCAAGGAAGCTCAGATCACAATGGATGCTTTGAAGGAGGCTAACTCGGAGCTCACCACCGAGCTCGACGAGGTGAAGCAGCAGCTCCTCGATGTCAAGATGAGCGCCAAGGAGAGTGGTGCCGCTCTcgacgagaaggagaagagaaaggctgagaaaatggccaagatgatggCTGGCTTCGACCTGGGTGGTGATGTGTTTAGCGAGAATGAGCGCCATATCGCCGAGACGATCGAGAAAGTCGACTCGCTCCATGACCTCAGTGCAACTGGCGACAACATCGCACCCGATGAGTTTAAGGCACTCAAGGCTCGATTGGTGGAGACCCAGGGCATTGTTCGACAAGCAGAGCTTTCCATGTACAGCACTTCCTCAAGCGAGTCTGACTCAAGGAGGAGGCAAGAACTTGAAGCCCGTCTTGAGGCTGTCCAGGCCGAGTACGAAGAGATTCTTACCCGTAACTTGGGCCCTGAAGATATCGAGGAGGTCAAGGCCCGACTCGAGAACGCTTTTGCGAACCGCCAGACTGCTCAGTCGCAGTTTGTCGAAGAGTTGAAGGAGGATATTGCCCAGAAGGCTGCTGAAAACACAAGAATGAAGACCCTTATCGAGGATCTTCAACAGCGTGTCAAGGCGGGCGCCACTGCGCCAATGGCCAACGGCAAGACGATCCAGCAACAGATCGCCGAGTTTGACGTCATGAAGAAGAGTCTCATGCGTGACCTTCAAAACCGCTGCGAGCGTGTTGTCGAGCTGGAGATTTCCCTCGACGAGACTCGAGAGCAATATAACAACGTTCTCCGATCGTCCAACAACAGGGCGcaacagaagaagatggccttCCTTGAGAGGAACCTGGAGCAACTCACCCAGGTTCAGCGCCAGCTGGTCGAGCAGAACTCtgctctcaagaaggaggttgcTATCGCTGAGCGCAAGCTGATTGCACGAAATGAGCGTATCCAGAGCCTGGAGAGCCTGCTACAGGATAgtcaggagaagatggccgcTGCGAACCACAA GTTCGAGGTTCAGCTTGCCGCTGTCAAGGAGCGACTCGAGCTGGCCAAGGCCGGCAGCACTCGTGGTCTTAACTCCCCTGGTGGCTTTAGCTTTGCCAACGCCGGCAGCAGGATCGCCAAGCCTCTTCgaggaggcggcggtggcAACGACGCCCCCAGCATTCCCACGATCCAGAACCTTCAGGGCCAGAACGAAGGCAACACCAGCAGCGGTAGCAGCAGCAAGCGTGCCAGTTGGTTCTTCACAAAGTCATAG